The Stratiformator vulcanicus genome has a segment encoding these proteins:
- a CDS encoding 3-keto-disaccharide hydrolase, with amino-acid sequence MIRSLTTAALVCSAATLLAQGSERPFDAENLDAWDFVASKEGFAKDDVWSIEDGVVRTTGKPSGYIKTKKSYQDYKLDIEWRWPPGTEGGNNGVLVHATDPNALGVWPQSLEVQLFKNNAGDFWVIGTEIDVPAEGVPGYEKRIQGRRHLNFTDGSEKPLGEWNKMTIICRDETVTVFVNGDLVNYGFDSSVDEGSICLQSEGAACAYRNLVITPLED; translated from the coding sequence GTGATTCGCTCATTGACGACCGCCGCACTTGTCTGCTCCGCCGCAACCTTGCTCGCGCAGGGCAGCGAACGCCCCTTCGATGCTGAAAATCTCGACGCTTGGGATTTCGTCGCCTCAAAGGAGGGCTTCGCGAAGGATGATGTCTGGTCGATCGAAGACGGGGTTGTCCGCACAACGGGAAAGCCGTCCGGATACATCAAGACGAAGAAATCGTACCAGGACTATAAGCTCGACATCGAATGGCGTTGGCCACCGGGGACCGAAGGCGGCAACAACGGCGTCCTCGTTCACGCGACTGATCCGAACGCTCTCGGCGTGTGGCCGCAATCATTGGAAGTGCAACTTTTTAAGAATAATGCGGGTGATTTTTGGGTGATCGGCACCGAGATCGACGTTCCCGCTGAAGGCGTTCCCGGCTACGAAAAGCGCATTCAGGGCCGCCGACACCTCAACTTCACCGACGGCTCCGAGAAGCCGCTCGGCGAGTGGAACAAGATGACGATCATCTGTCGCGACGAAACCGTCACGGTCTTCGTCAATGGCGACCTCGTCAACTACGGCTTCGACAGCAGCGTCGATGAAGGTTCGATCTGCCTGCAGTCCGAGGGAGCCGCGTGCGCGTACCGCAATCTTGTGATCACGCCGCTTGAGGATTGA